In the Pelmatolapia mariae isolate MD_Pm_ZW linkage group LG10_11, Pm_UMD_F_2, whole genome shotgun sequence genome, CACCAATCACCTGGATCAATGGGGTACTCGTTGGGGGAGGGAACGGGTGAAACGGTGCATTCTGGGTGGAAATAAGATGCGGGGTGCTGTCCGCAAGTAAAACCACGCCGTTGGCAGGGTGGAGGCTTCGCTCGAGCCAATCACGTGGTGAATGTGAAGTGGAGGGCGGAACGCACGGGGGCACACTTCCTtgcataaataaaggaaaaacctGCGCGGTCCCTTCATTCCACGCCGTTGCACGTTAAGACTTCCTTGAAAGACGGTAAGCGTGAAATGCACGTTTGGTTCTAACCTTTGCTGCTTATTGTCACCGTGAGCAGGTCAGGGTGAGGGGTGAGGTTTCTGTACCCCGCGTGCTCATCCACGCTCTCAGGCTCTTACCTTACGTGCTGTACATTATTTGCAAACCTGATAATCGGAGCACTTACACCATTGTTGGGTTAAATTAACGATACTGCGTGTTGCAATGGTTAACCTGGGCTATTCCAGCAACATTTACCAAATAATGATGCCAGCGACGCATGGCTTCCATTTCTTGTGATCCTAACATAAAGGGTTCTTTATGTTTTAAATTACACGAGGGACCTCAGTAAAAGGGACCCTTATCTCCATCAGCTGTTTTGGATAGTGTCCTGGTTTCATTTAGCTCTCACTTGCAAATCATGTAAATCATctatttaaaatgaaagtaaataaaagaCACCCCTGCAGCCAGTGGCCGCTTCCGTAGGCACATTGTGTGATAGCAGTGATGTCATGAGAACGTAAGAGCTGAGCGGACACGATAAAGATTGCTTTGTCTCCAGCAGTCAGAAAGCCAACATGGGTGACAAGAAGGCTGTGATAAAGAACGCAGACATGTCTGATGAAATGCAGCAGGATGCAGTGGACTGTGCCATGCAGGCCATGGAAAAGTATAACATTGAGAAGGATATCGCCGCCTATGTCAAAAAGGTATGTTGCTGttgcttcaaaataaaatgagtagCGCAAACTTGTTGCATGCATTTTTGCCAATAAGATGCTAATGTGTGTCTTCCCCTGCAGGAGTTTGACAAGAAGTACAACCCCACATGGCACTGCATTGTTGGGAGGAACTTTGGCAGCTACGTGACACATGAGACGAAGCATTTCATCTACTTCTACCTGGGTCAAGTGGCTATTCTGCTGTTCAAGTCTGGCTGAGACGTGGGCTCCTAAACTATTTCAGCATTTCTTCTCCCATTTGCTACATGACTACCTCCTAATTTCTTGCTGTCTTCAGCctgttattatttttgtctCCTGCAACACTACTACCAACAGTGGCTGGTGCTTTGAGCTTgtgtaatgcctggactggtgATGTGTCATTCATAAAAAATGCCAATATAAAATGACTTATGGTGACAGCACTCAGTCAGCCTCTGCACTTCTGACAGACTCATTATGGCTCATGACTTCCCAGTAATTTGCTGTGCGGTGCTGCACAGACTTTGTATGTTAGTTCACATGACTgtataatttattttcattgaATTAAAATGAGCAACAGCCTTTTTTGTTATCCTTTAGATTTTCACTGACAAACCATGCTGAGACTGTTGCTTACATGAAATAAAGGATGCAAAATACTGAGAGATTTTAGGGGTTTTGTACATGCCTAAACATTCCTGTTGACACTTGTAGTGTTGTTGTAGATCTTTGGGAATGTAATTCAGTGAGTAGTCATTGTGATattttcatcatattgaccAGAAAAACTTTGACAACAGTAAATTGGTTCAAAATGTGTTGTGTGTGCTTtaaattcatttgtgcatgtaCAATGCGGTGTATAAGGCAAAAACTGAATTTGTACAGTTTCAAATGATCTTAAAAGCTAGTATTTGGTATGAACACCTTTATTCAACACTTAAGTTCTTGTGTAATGTGGCGTACTGCAGCCTTCTCTCACAGTTTGCgttcctgtgaaaaaaaaaattacagtaaagttaagcagcattttagaaaaaataaataaatggcaaATCAAACTTGTGGAAGCTAATGTCTGCCAGTGAAATAAAGTTGACTACGCATGCAGGCAAAAGTTTactttaactaattcaaaattttgagttGCCTAATGTGAAATTTTGAAATTTTCGGCTTTTGGGtagcagaaaaaataaaaaatatattattttattgtatttttccaGTGGAAGAAACAAGCCTCCATACTGTTCGAAACTGCTGGCGGTAAACGCTGTAAAATggatagttttgtttttctggtttTCACCGCAGGGGGGCGGTAATGAGCTGAACTCTTGGATATGATGCTTTAAAGAAAGCCCAATAACCACCGAGGAGATAGTAGAAGTAATGGCGGCTCAGAGCGGGTTGTCACACCCGGCTCCTGTCCGCGGTGGTGTGTCTGCTTTCCCCCCGGTGCCTCTGTCCGCTGAGGCCGCTCCGTTCACTCCCATGGAGCCGTCCGGTTGGGGGCCCGGCTCACAGTCGGAGGCCGAGAAACTGTTTTCCAACTGCGCCATAAAACTGAGAGCCCTGCGAGCAGACTCGGTCCAACTCAAAGAGGAGCTCAACCTGCTCTTTGACCAACTCCTGTCCGAAAACTACAACAGGACCTTCGAGCCCGCTGTCAACATCCGTCCAGAGGTACGGACACTCGCTTTGGACCTGTAGTCTGTTTTCAGCGACACAAACTCTATAAAAGTCTGCCGCCTCTGTATTTAGAAGCAGAGGTGGGATgaataaacactgaaataacCTTAAACCCACGCACTTCAGACCCCCGAGGATAACCATATAATCAATAAGAGACTAGCTCTAAACTAAACCAACAACTGTGACATCagcattttgggttttttttctgtattggTGAGCCTCCTTATTTCCATTTCAGGACGTGTGTTCTCTGCTGAAACATGCCAGCTGTCTTGTGCCCCTGACTCAGGAGCATCTAGTCATCAAACTCTGCCAGGTTGTCCATCATCTGCTCAACCAGCTGAAGGTAACAGGTCATGCTTGTGCCACATGTACACTTATGTATTGTTAGGACTGCTTTTGTCGCATttacactatatggacaaaagtactgggTTGTCACTGAACTGAGGTGTTTTGTTCAGTCTCATTGCcacagatgaacaaaatcagTGAAGTCGAGTGTGGTACTATAACAGGATGACCGATGCCAACTAAGtggtattattgcaaagtggaagcaATAAATCAATAACCACAGACATCCAGACCTCAATAGGCATTAAAACTGTATATAGAGAGCTTCGCGGCATGGTTTCTATGGCCAAGCAGCTTTGCATCACCAAATATCCGACAGCAGTGGGCCATCTATAAAGTTTGTTGGCCTGGGTCGATGGTTCCAGTAAAGGCATATCTTAATGCTTTAGGGAAACTGTGCCAACTTGTGTCTGccccagtgcacaaagcaagctCCATAAAGGCGTGCTAGGATGAGTTTGATGCGGAAGAATATGCCAAACTGATcaaacacctttgggatgaactAGAACAGAGATTCCAGCATCAGTGTCTGGCTTCATAAATGCTCTTCTGGATGAGAGGACGAAATTTCCCATAGACAGTCTTGTTGAAAGCTTGTAGAGGATTCTCTTAGTGGAAACTCATATATCACGACAACCAACTCCATACTAACAGAATGGGATGTCATAAAAGCTTGTGTAGTTGTTGGGATATACTGCACTTACAACcacatttgtcttttatttttaaggtaATAATGGATGAGCACACGCTGGATGTACTGGTGAACTATACTGCAGGTGCACTGAAAGTATGCAGTACGTGGACGCACACAGACGTCCTCCTGGCACTCTCCACTGTAGTCTATGGGAATGGACCTCAGTGCCACCAGGTAGATATTTAGTGCACTTTCCGAAAGGTGTGCCCTAACTGTTGACTATTTACATCaagattttttatatatatatatgtatatttgtaGCACCTCAGCGACTTACTGGGTGAAGAGGGATTCCTCCTGCAGTATAGTTCTCCATCTCAGTCAAACATGGAGTTGCGCCGCGTTGCTCTTACCTGCATGGCAAACATCTGTCTCAGGTACTGCTACAACATGCTTGAGCCAGTAGCCATTTTTATCTGTGTAAACTGCAGGCTATATAAAAGCCTGGATGTAGTGTCTATAATCTGATTTCTGAAGAGCTGCTTCGAATCTGGAACTCGAATGAGACGCAGTGCCACTTTCTCCATCTTTGAGCTTGTATTTGTCGCTCTAATCGTCTGCCTCTGTCCCTGCAGGATACCTGGTCAGCCGCCTTTGGATGATCAGTACAGAAGTGTGTGCTTTCGAGCCTTCCTGAAAACGCTGCAGTCAACCAAACCTCCCGACACTGATGAGCTCTTCTACTGCATGGTACTGGATACTCAACAGCAAACATTTAAACGAGAAACAGATTAATTCAATCGTGCTTATATAAAATTGTGTAATCTGCACAGGTGATCCAAGCAGCTCTGAAGGGACTTCAGTGTTGTCTCTCAGGTGGGAAGTGGAAATTTGGTGGAGGGGAGGAGCTCGGGTCTGTACTGGCTGCACTTAAGGTGTAAAATCTCACCACATGTGcacaattattattaattaattaatttttttgagttgaGTATTAATATGGAGTCCTGCTCATGTATTCTGCAGCGACTCATGTTCCAGGGGGCTCCAGGTGTGATTGTGGAGTGGCCGGCTGTACTTTATCCGGCACCTTTACCGCAGTACGAGAGTCTCTCTGCAGCAAAAACTGCAGAATCACCAAAATCATTAGAGCCACCAAAGGATGCCGCTGTGCCAGGAAAAGCTTCCGGGGTAAGAAGAGTGTTGAAACCAGCAATGGCCATATTTAAAAACACTGAGGAAACTCTGATGTTTGATTGAAtgtatttctctctccaaagaataaaaagaggaaaTCTAAAGGTAAGGGAAAGAAGACGAAAACCGAGGAGAGCAGAGGGGATGAACGAGAGGAAGGAGATGCAGAGACTGTGCCTGCGCCTCCGAAAGGCAGGGGGGAGGAAAAACAGCCTGCCTCATTTCTCTACCCGTCCTGGAAACTAAACAGTTCTGATTCTGAATTTTCCGACCTAGAGGGCAACGCGCAGAGCAAATTACGGTACAGAAAGACccttaataaaatatttttcccCCATGCATGTGTATCTTTTAAAAATagatgttgacttttttttttttctgtttacgcTCTTTCAGAGTAAACCACGGTCGTGTGCGTCAGGGGGCGCTGCACTGTTTGTTAGCAGTGGTGAAAGCAGTAGAGAAGAGAACTCTGTACGGTTACTGGTCTTCCTTCATCCCCGACTCTCCCATCGGGGGACCACCGCCTCTTACTCTCCTCACAATTATTCTGAAGGACCTCTCTCCAAAGGTAcaacacacgcatgca is a window encoding:
- the dynll2b gene encoding dynein, light chain, LC8-type 2b, coding for MGDKKAVIKNADMSDEMQQDAVDCAMQAMEKYNIEKDIAAYVKKEFDKKYNPTWHCIVGRNFGSYVTHETKHFIYFYLGQVAILLFKSG